Proteins found in one Lycium ferocissimum isolate CSIRO_LF1 chromosome 6, AGI_CSIRO_Lferr_CH_V1, whole genome shotgun sequence genomic segment:
- the LOC132058837 gene encoding cold-responsive protein kinase 1-like, whose amino-acid sequence MQIETEYLLEQAWKLHETGIPVKLVDETLDPNEYNEQEVKKIIEIALICTQSPPNLRPSMSEVVVMLLSDHSTHRRTPSRPAFVSMDKITMVDSSMTTGSSASNATNTFTDITGR is encoded by the exons ATGCAAATCGAGACTGAATATCTCCTTGAACAG GCGTGGAAACTTCATGAAACTGGCATACCTGTAAAACTGGTGGATGAGACATTAGACCCGAATGAATACAACGAACAAGAAGTGAAGAAAATCATAGAGATTGCATTAATTTGTACGCAATCACCTCCGAATCTCAGGCCAAGCATGTCCGAAGTTGTTGTCATGCTACTAAGTGATCATAGCACACACAGAAGAACTCCTAGCAGGCCTGCTTTCGTTAGCATGGATAAGATTACAATGGTGGACTCGTCCATGACTACCGGATCATCAGCTTCTAATGCAACCAACACTTTTACTGATATCACGGGCCGCTAG
- the LOC132058835 gene encoding pentatricopeptide repeat-containing protein At3g14330: MSIPAISLPTNITVTTTITATSNFKNLNKKTPTKPFNSTLKSLTKSGKLDEALLLLESNKSSQFDIESYSSLLHTCISKKSVEHGHRIYIHLLLNPNKTYLNNPLILSKLITLFSVCNQLDEARRIFEHGVGNEDRPESVWVAMGIGYLKKKCFKEALLVYVRMLLGFIEPGNFAFSMALKACSGISNLRVGRGVHGQIVKGKKEPDQVVYNALMGMYNECGSFRDVLKVFEEMPERNVASWNSFIGGFVKKRQVFEAFDMFRRMQREGVGYSWVTFTTILAVCSQVTYLYYGREVHAQIVKANKIPDVVLLNSLLDMYAKCGAMEYCRRVFERMKYKDITSWNTVINGYAINGLMEETMKLFDEMVGSGVRPDGVTFISLLSGCSHAGFADLGEELFDSMTADFGIRPSMEHYACLVDILGRAGKIKAALQVVEKMPVKPSGSIWGSLLNSCRLHGNVSLAELVAEQLFEMEPNNCGNYVMLSNIYANAGMWEGVKKVRQMMENKGVKKEAGCSWIQVRNKVNTFIAGGGFEFRNSDEYKEVWDELSEAIEKMGYKPDTRVVLHDVNEETKVEWICGHSERLATVFGLIQTGSGIPIRVTKNIRICADCHSWMKFVSKITRRKIIVRDTNRFHHFDEGKCSCNDYW; encoded by the exons ATGTCCATTCCCGCCATTTCTCTACCAACTAACATAACTGTCACAACTACCATAACAGCCACTTCAAACTTCAAAAACCTTAACAAAAAAACACCCACAAAACCCTTCAATTCAACTCTCAAATCACTCACAAAATCCGGAAAACTCGACGAAGCTCTTCTCCTATTAGAATCCAACAAATCATCTCAATTCGATATCGAATCTTATTCGTCTCTCCTCCATACATGTATCTCAAAAAAATCAGTAGAACATGGTCATAGAATATATATTCACCTTCTTTTaaatccaaacaaaacttaTCTCAACAACCCTTTAATATTATCTAAGTTAATAACCCTTTTCTCTGTTTGTAACCAACTAGATGAAGCTCGTAGGATTTTCGAGCACGGGGTTGGAAATGAGGATCGACCTGAATCAGTTTGGGTCGCAATGGGAATTgggtatttaaaaaaaaagtgttttaaaGAAGCATTAttggtttatgttagaatgtTGTTGGGGTTTATTGAACCGGGGAATTTCGCGTTTTCGATGGCTTTGAAAGCTTGTTCAGGGATATCGAATTTGAGGGTAGGTAGAGGTGTTCATGGACAAATTGTTAAAGGTAAGAAAGAACCTGATCAAGTTGTGTATAATGCTCTTATGGGAATGTATAATGAGTGTGGGAGTTTTCGCGATGTTTTGAAGGTGTTTGAGGAAATGCCTGAGAGAAATGTTGCAAGTTGGAATTCGTTTATCGGGGGGTTTGTTAAGAAAAGACAGGTTTTTGAGGCGTTTGATATGTTTAGGAGAATGCAAAGAGAGGGTGTGGGGTATAGTTGGGTAACTTTTACGACGATTTTAGCTGTATGTTCTCAGGTTACATATCTTTATTATGGGAGAGAGGTACATGCACAAATTGTTAAAGCAAATAAAATTCCTGATGTTGTTTTGCTAAACTCACTTTTGGATATGTATGCGAAATGTGGAGCAATGGAGTATTGCAGAAGAGTGTTTGAGAGAATGAAGTACAAAGACATAACATCGTGGAATACTGTTATTAACGGGTATGCAATCAATGGGTTAATGGAAGAAACAATGAAGTTGTTTGATGAAATGGTCGGTAGTGGAGTAAGACCGGATGGGGTGACATTTATCTCTTTGTTGTCTGGCTGTAGCCACGCAGGGTTTGCGGACTTAGGCGAGGAATTGTTTGATAGCATGACGGCAGATTTTGGAATTCGGCCTTCGATGGAGCATTATGCTTGTCTTGTTGATATATTAGGTAGAGCTGGGAAAATTAAAGCAGCACTGCAAGTAGTGGAGAAAATGCCTGTTAAGCCTAGTGGAAGCATTTGGGGCTCACTGCTCAATTCATGCAGACTTCATGGAAATGTTTCTCTTGCGGAACTCGTGGCAGAGCAGTTATTCGAGATGGAACCTAACAACTGCGGGAATTATGTGATGCTGTCAAATATATATGCAAATGCag GGATGTGGGAGGGAGTTAAAAAAGTGAGGCAGATGATGGAGAATAAGGGAGTAAAAAAGGAGGCTGGATGCAGCTGGATACAGGTTAGAAATAAAGTAAACACTTTTATAGCTGGTGGTGGTTTTGAATTTCGTAATTCGGATGAATACAAggaagtttgggatgaattatcAGAAGCTATTGAGAAAATGGGGTATAAGCCTGATACAAGAGTTGTGCTTCATGATGTAAACGAGGAAACGAAAGTAGAATGGATATGTGGACACAGCGAACGGCTTGCTACAGTATTTGGTTTGATTCAAACTGGTTCCGGTATTCCAATTAGAGTGACGAAAAATATTCGTATTTGTGCGGATTGTCACTCTTGGATGAAGTTTGTGTCCAAAATAACAAGAAGAAAGATTATAGTGAGAGACACAAATCGGTTCCACCATTTTGATGAAGGGAAATGCTCTTGCAATGATTACTGGTGA